The following proteins are encoded in a genomic region of Longimicrobiaceae bacterium:
- a CDS encoding AMP-binding protein, with protein MANPNVAARLAHRAALQPERTAIVEYAGGSPRRITFGALAERVASLSAGMRETGIGVGDRVLLFVPMSIDLYVALLATLHAGATAVFLDAWAGRERLDAAVAAASPKAFIGSPRAHLLRLVSPAVRSIPVKWIAGRRWARLARHAHRAAL; from the coding sequence GTCGCCGCGCGCCTCGCCCACCGCGCCGCGCTCCAGCCCGAGCGGACCGCCATCGTCGAGTACGCCGGCGGATCTCCGCGACGCATCACCTTCGGTGCGCTGGCGGAGCGGGTCGCCTCGCTCTCCGCGGGAATGCGGGAGACGGGGATCGGGGTGGGGGACAGGGTGCTGCTCTTCGTCCCCATGTCCATCGACCTCTACGTGGCGCTCCTGGCGACGCTGCACGCCGGGGCCACCGCGGTGTTCCTGGACGCCTGGGCGGGGCGGGAGCGGCTGGACGCCGCCGTGGCCGCCGCGAGCCCGAAGGCTTTCATCGGCTCGCCGCGCGCGCACCTGCTGCGCCTGGTGAGCCCCGCCGTCCGCTCCATCCCGGTGAAGTGGATCGCCGGGCGCCGCTGGGCCCGTCTCGCGCGCCACGCCCACCGCGCCGCGCTC